The Candidatus Nezhaarchaeota archaeon DNA window TCAACAACGTACCTCTCACCTCTATTTCCACTCCTACTGGGACAGCAACTGTATGCGTTACATTAACTAGGGTCCCGACGGTTGTAAACCCCTCTGGTAGCTTGTCTTCAACAGCCGTTAAGCACGCGTTCTCCATGAAAGCTATCATTGCTGGAGTTGCTAGAACGTCTACATCGCCCGAGCCCATGTATCTCGCCGAATTCGAGCTCGACGTATTATACTTCTTCGAGAACTTTAAGCCCACACTTAGATTT harbors:
- a CDS encoding thioesterase family protein, which codes for MSLEALNLSVGLKFSKKYNTSSSNSARYMGSGDVDVLATPAMIAFMENACLTAVEDKLPEGFTTVGTLVNVTHTVAVPVGVEIEVRGTLLSVNGRRLTFWVEAWWNNKKIGQGVHERVVVNRVEFLNRLKT